One region of Malania oleifera isolate guangnan ecotype guangnan chromosome 6, ASM2987363v1, whole genome shotgun sequence genomic DNA includes:
- the LOC131158117 gene encoding LOW QUALITY PROTEIN: pentatricopeptide repeat-containing protein At5g55740, chloroplastic-like (The sequence of the model RefSeq protein was modified relative to this genomic sequence to represent the inferred CDS: inserted 2 bases in 1 codon; deleted 2 bases in 1 codon; substituted 1 base at 1 genomic stop codon) has product MDLYPIIFFMSIVHGYLIKLDVAGCAIDASSFVHRNGKCSVLEDAKKLFDYMTERNAVTWYLMVGLYYTQNGMNEEAIEAFYDMRGEGIELTRVTVASFCSAAANLDYLGEGKXGLDLDNILXCSFLSFYLKIGLIGDADLIFYKMLEKDGATWNLIISCYKQRGQFVKAPNKCLLMISENLRFDSDSSI; this is encoded by the exons ATGGATTTGTACCCGATAATTTTTTTCATGTCGATTGTTCATGGGTATTTGATCAAATTGGATGTTGCAGGTTGTGCAATCGATGCTAGCAGTTTTGTCCATAGGAATGGCAAATGTAGTGTTTTAGAGGATGCAAAAAAGTTGTTTGATTATATGACTGAGAGAAATGCAGTCACTTGGTATTTGATGGTTGGG CTATACTACACCCAGAATGGGATGAATGAGGAAGCAATTGAAGCCTTTTATGACATGAGAGGAGAAGGCATTGAGCTGACTCGGGTCACTGTAGCTAGCTTCTGTTCTGCTGCGGCCAATTTAGATTATTTAGGAGAGGGTAA TGGGTTGGATCTAGACAACATTTTATGATGTTCCTTTTTGAGTTTTTATTTGAAGATTGGTTTGATCGGGGATGCTGACCTAATTTTTTATAAGATGCTTGAGAAAGATGGGGCAACGTGGAATTTGATTATTTCTTGCTATAAGCAGCGTGGGCAGTTCGTGAAGGCACCCAATAAGTGCCTTCTGATGATATCAGAAAACTTGAGATTTGACTCCGACTCTAGCATCTGA